ACTGAATAAGGGAAAAGTGATGACAAGCGAACTCCACAATTTCAGAAAAATAGCGAACATTGTAATCAACATTGCTATCCTGTTTTTCTTTCTTTCCTGTACTGCCACCCCTCCCCGGACGAGTGAACAAAAATACATAAACCCGGAAAAAGTTATCTCTCTGATAAAAGAAAAGAAGGCTGTGGTTGTTGATACGATGAGTTATCTCGAATGCATGGATCACAGGATACCGGGTTCTCTCTGCATAGCCCTTGAAGAGTTTGAAAACAAATCACCTGCGTTGCTCAAGGACAAGAAGCAGACCACAATCTTTTACTGCGAATCAGAAGAATGTCCAAGGGCAGGCTTGACATATGAGAAGGCCAAAACTGCCGGCTATGAAGACATATACATCCTTGAAGGTGGGCTGTCGGCATGGAAAAGAACGGGCTATGAGGTGGAAACAGTTGAGCGGATTAAAAGAGCGCCTGTAGTGTCCATCAAACCCCGTGTGCTAAAGGCTCTGGCAATGGAAAAGAAAGGCCTGTTCGTCCTTGATATCCGTTCTGAGGATGCATTCAAGGCAGGTCACATAGA
The DNA window shown above is from Pseudomonadota bacterium and carries:
- a CDS encoding rhodanese-like domain-containing protein, which produces MTSELHNFRKIANIVINIAILFFFLSCTATPPRTSEQKYINPEKVISLIKEKKAVVVDTMSYLECMDHRIPGSLCIALEEFENKSPALLKDKKQTTIFYCESEECPRAGLTYEKAKTAGYEDIYILEGGLSAWKRTGYEVETVERIKRAPVVSIKPRVLKALAMEKKGLFVLDIRSEDAFKAGHIDGAINIPLYTLHKKLKEIPKNRPVIVVDESGKRSFLACCYLINNGFKDVVRLYGGMKHEEPRKGKKG